A window from Plasmodium gaboni strain SY75 chromosome 9, whole genome shotgun sequence encodes these proteins:
- a CDS encoding putative cyclin-dependent kinases regulatory subunit, with protein sequence MNEQKRTSLNLSKNNKYNYDNKNNYSYNTTNKTNQGISKKRNSHNKKHVPTIKEHHNNKNNNINKKNNNNNNNNKSNNNNNNNNKCVNNNNSVNNKNNNVSDKNQNNNNIKINKRNSISKSINKRHNNNNNNNNRNNSNNNNNNNNNNNSNNNNNNNNNNNNNNNNNNNNNNNNNNNNNNNNDDYYSILEELANLEKPKFRSVQESMDENLNLEFLKSSSENYTYKITSRGPVCYSALYRDNKYVYRHIILSDNVRQYAENKVRKTNAYLTEQCIVNELQIDIGKGWKHFMIYDGKLRELILRKNLTNEDKLRMAVHMQKNH encoded by the exons atgaatgaaCAAAAACGGACATCATTAAACctatcaaaaaataataagtataattatgataataaaaataattatagtTATAATACAACTAATAAGACTAATCAAGGTATATCTAAAAAACGAAATAGTCATAATAAGAAACATGTCCCTACGATAAAAGAGCACcacaataataaaaataataatattaataaaaaaaataacaacaacaataataataataaaagtaataataataataataataataacaaatgtgttaataataacaacagtgtaaataataaaaataataatgtaagtgataaaaatcaaaataataataatattaagaTTAATAAGAGAAATAGCATTTCGAAAAGCATAAATAAGAGGcacaacaacaataataataataataatagaaataatagtaacaacaacaacaataataataataataataatagtaacaataataataacaataacaataacaataacaacaacaataataacaataacaacaataataacaacaacaataataataacaataacAATAATGATGATTATTATTCTATTCTTGAAGAGCTAGCTAATTTAGAAAAGCCCAAATTTAGATCAGTTCAAGAAAGTATGgatgaaaatttaaatttagAATTTTTAAAATCATCTAGCGAAAATTATACCTATAAAATAACGTCTAGGG GACCGGTATGCTACTCAGCATTGTATAGAGATAACAAATATGTATATCgacatataatattaagtGATAATGTTAGACAATATGCAGAAAATAAGGTAAGAAAAACAAACGCATATCTTACTGAACAATGTATTGTCAACGAATTACAAATTGACATAGGAAAAGGATGGAAACattttatgatatatgATGGAAAATTAAGAGAACTAATTTTGAGAAAAAATTTAACAAATGAAGATAAATTAAGAATGGCAGTTCATATGCAGAAAAATCATTAA
- a CDS encoding putative patatin-like phospholipase, producing the protein MKTPEFSLDSLKNNRKKKSKKLNYENWSAHYFLKLPIFVILMIVFSLNAFIYLLIRFFIYFFENTSFWMITKCKDFNFFVRKKKNAETSSSSCSSNNNNKKKKKCENEEPIVYKNEKDDSIFHIERLMNTCNNYDDYIKYAYSMDVLTGKTVHINENDDYINIYDVHLLKKTSESIQINLLNKDILLLLEDIKIATSPRIKGIFQEKYYCKTYSIPHLIVTEFINNVMNGLNFLENYIEQQKQMNINYKFSDEYLVIKKYFKDIFRQWGNTALFLSGGAILGLHHFGVLEVFLKSSINADYFNDYAKKLTMEQTKEEKLSRSSYTNDINDDNNKKDIYKDCQDEKKRNIISSSNNSREKKVSPGDFDKKKKIYINNMKQDIKENKKKNGNKNNCDGYNNQCDDYNNQCDGYNNHCDDYNNQCDDYNNFHYDNSSSSNGSVYHSSICDEFNLFCTDRRVILKEYNNMKDKKKPIKKLNTLCNNITNYNESCNMNNKKVPIKEDGELNFNKKDINMNANDLKERKKKNILFDSLNPFYKCSEEPNKNENFPIRKNNTNDFVENFEDNILPQIICGTSAGSIVAAWICTRTNNELLDEFNINFIYNIVSCFSSENWFYSFFNIYKKGNFYDIDKIVKLIYNLYGDMTFLEAFIKTNLVLNITVTRAECENNNFSCDEDGHIVLNYMNSPNVLIYTAVLASCSFPYLLQPFKLLEKKYNKENVYRFMSIKELNNSKLILNSNTLYKNRILLKEDSDGLALSRSLESSDIKSEKTCNNADTWKNNYSNNNHYYNSNINLDDEHKNLNEPQPSISNNVHNYENKNSSCATIDTCMKEEYILSKTILENEFINKPINNKMNKDYIHNNGDVEFVGNKNDHILKNNDNEMVVASFFVSNNDLNSSGEKLKKKKKNNNNNNNNNNNNNKKKNNNNNNNNNNNNNNIKFPDQLHIHKGDKNDLVVLKEDKNKKDKINNNEMNDYNKYDDNGDVDYDDFEEEDICINQVLRNEIGDGVILDKEKIKKRKKNNKDMLSIEKKGTEITDSWENENMLIEKTYENGNSSNKYIDINEYRNINLLNEEYTIINSVQFKNMYFHDGSLKSDIPAHNLNQILSVKYKIVSQVNPHVFPFTGVRVHGEAGKPVKWRGSSGNWRAGFLMSSMEILFKENMRYILRLMALLDLSPTIRGLNAGSIAMQNYNGDITLHPKRLYLKHFKLISVSNYDDVEWYIQEGRQMTFQKLPLILNRMKIEKKLIKMKKCFF; encoded by the exons ATGAAAACTCCAGAGTTTAGTTTAgattctttaaaaaataacagGAAGAAAAAGAGCAAGAAGTTGAACTATGAAAATTGGAGTGcacattattttttaaagttgcctatatttgtaatattaatgattgtattttctttaaatgcctttatatatttattgattcgtttttttatatatttttttgaaaatacATCGTTTTGGATGATAACAAAATGTAAAGATTTCAATTTTTTCGTTCGAAAGAAGAAAAATGCAGAGAcatcatcttcatcatgttcatcaaataataataataagaagaagaagaaatgTGAGAATGAAGAACCCATagtttataaaaatgaaaaggaTGATAGTATATTTCATATAGAACGTTTAATGAATACAtgtaataattatgatgattatataaaatatgcATACAGTATGGATGTGTTAACTGGAAAAACTGttcatataaatgaaaatgacgattacattaatatttatgatgtacatttattaaaaaaaacatcAGAAAGTATAcaaattaatttattaaataaagatattttattacttctagaagatataaaaatagcTACTTCACCAAGAATAAAAGGAATATTTcaagaaaaatattattgtaaAACTTATTCAATACCTCATTTGATTGTAACagaatttattaataatgtaATGAATGGATTAAATTTTttagaaaattatatagaaCAACAAAAGCAAATGAATATCAATTATAAGTTCTCAGATGAATATCTAgttatcaaaaaatattttaaagatatatttagACAATGGGGGAATACTGCATTGTTTTTAAGTGGCGGGGCCATTTTAGGTCTACATCATTTCGGAGTCTTAGAAGTGTTCTTAAAATCTTCAATAAATGCCGATTATTTTAATGACTACGCTAAGAAACTTACAATGGAGCAAACAAAGGAAGAAAAGTTATCTCGCAGTAGTTACACAAATGATATTAATGATGACAATAATAAGaaggatatatataaggattgtcaagatgaaaaaaaaagaaatattatatcaaGCAGTAACAATAGTAGGGAGAAAAAAGTTTCACCAGGAGATTttgacaaaaaaaaaaaaatatatattaataatatgaaacaagatataaaggaaaataaaaaaaaaaatggtaataaaaataattgtGATGGTTATAACAACCAATGTGATGATTATAACAACCAATGTGATGGTTATAACAACCACTGTGATGATTATAACAACCAATGtgatgattataataattttcattatGATAATTCTTCATCTTCTAATGGTAGTGTCTATCATTCTTCCATATGCGATGAATTTAACCTTTTTTGCACAGATCGTAGGGTAATATTGAAAGagtataataatatgaagGATAAGAAAAAACCAATAAAGAAATTGAACACattatgtaataatattactaattataatgaaagttgtaatatgaataataaaaaggtTCCTATTAAAGAAGATGGAGAGCttaattttaataagaaagatataaatatgaatgCTAATGATTTGAAagaaagaaagaaaaaaaatatattatttgatagTCTAAATcctttttataaatgttCTGAAGAACCTAATAAGAATGAGAATTTCCCtattagaaaaaataatacaaacGATTTTGTTGAAAATTTTgaagataatattttgCCACAAATAATTTGTGGAACATCTGCTGGTAGCATTGTTGCAGCTTGGATTTGTACTAGAACAAATAACGAATTGTTAGATGAgtttaatattaattttatttataatatcgTTTCTTGTTTTTCTTCAGAAAATTGgttttattcattttttaatatttataaaaaagggaatttttatgatatcGATAAAATTGTTAAActtatttataatttatatggTGATATGACATTTCTTGAAgcttttataaaaacaaatttaGTTTTAAATATTACAGTTACTAGAGCAGAATgtgaaaataataattttagTTGTGATGAAGATGGACATATAGTACTAAATTATATGAACTCTCCAAatgttttaatttataCGGCAGTTTTGGCTAGCTGCTCTTTTCCATATTTATTACAACCTTTCAAATTGTTagagaaaaaatataacaaagAAAATGTTTATAGATTTATGTCTATAAAGGAATTAAATAATAGCAAACTTATTTTGAATAGTAATactttatataaaaatcGAATTCTCTTAAAAGAAGATTCAGACGGATTAGCTCTATCAAGGAGTTTAGAAAGTTCAGATATTAAAAGTGAAAAAACATGTAATAATGCTGATACTTggaaaaataattatagtaataataatcattattataatagtaatatCAATTTGGATGATgaacataaaaatttaaatgaaCCACAACCATCCATTTCAAATAATGTAcataattatgaaaataaaaattcttCATGTGCAACCATTGATACTTGTATGAAggaagaatatattttaagtAAAACCATTTTGGAAAAtgaatttattaataaaccaattaataataaaatgaataaggattatatacataataatgGAGATGTCGAATTTGTAGGAAACAAAAATgatcatattttaaaaaataatgataatgaaaTGGTAGTAGCTAGCTTTTTTGTATCAAATAATGACCTGAACAGTTCAGGAGAAAAgttgaaaaaaaaaaaaaaaaacaataacaacaacaataataataacaacaacaacaacaaaaaaaaaaacaataacaacaacaataataataacaataataataataatataaaatttcCAGATCAATTACATATTCATAAGGGagataaaaatgatttGGTTGTTTTGAAAGAAGATAAGAATAAAAAGGATAAgattaataataatgagatgaatgattataataaatatgatgataatggTGATGTTGATTATGATGATTTCGAAGAAGAAgatatatgtataaatcAAGTATTAAGAAATGAAATTGGTGATGGTGTTATATTggataaagaaaaaataaagaagagaaaaaaaaataataaagatatgTTAAGTATAGAAAAAAAGGGAACCGAAATAACAGATAGTTGGGAGAATGAAAATATGTTAATTGAAAAAACATATGAAAATGGTAATTCaagtaataaatatatagatattaatgaatataggaatataaatttattgAATGAAGAGTATACTATAATAAATAGTGTacaatttaaaaatatgtattttcATGATGGTTCATTGAAAAGTGATATACCTGCACATAATTTAAATCAGATATTATCAgtgaaatataaaattgttTCTCAAGTTAATCCACACGTATTTCCATTTACTGGAGTGCGTGTGCATGGTGAGGCTGGTAAGCCAGTCAAATGGAGAGGAAGTTCTGGCAATTGGAGAGCAGGTTTTTTAATGTCATCTATggaaatattatttaaagaaaatatgagatatatattaagacTAATGGCTTTACTTGATTTATCTCCAACCATAAGAGGATTAAATGCTGGATCGATAGCCATGCAg aatTATAATGGAGATATAACGTTACATCCGAAGCGACTTtatttaaaacattttaaattaattagTGTTTCTAATTATGACGATGTTGAATGGTATATACAAGAAGGAAGACAAATGACTTTTCAAAAATTGCCTTTAATTTTGAACAGAATGAAAATTGAAAAGAaattgataaaaatgaaaaaatgttttttttaa
- a CDS encoding lipoate-protein ligase 2, which translates to MRIIKCLNEIFRPVLSHLDINNIHRNKKKNILYFIDVSKFHVYEQLLLEESLFRICNNTTDGLNNIGFVIVNNTCEEVNELKSNECSFNNNNKKCVILGISNKINDHIKDINYIKENNISLIKRFTGGGTIYINQNSLLVSLILPHKFEKKKKIYPSNITEWSYNYFYNTKVQINDKRTITNEQNNVKKNHILFNEYFNYYENDYVYKSYDEDNENIILKKVGGNAQSFARNYFLHHTSYIWTCNYNEMNHILLNPSKQPIYRNKRKHQHFLQSIKLCLHNDIYTPNLFIEKLIKHIKYIINYKNSNDQYDYWFLNKIIFKNINDHISINSKHFDDIYLADINLLQNIFNYYNNSNIFNNMRSTYFLDHDGKKVSDTYYDIPTFFIK; encoded by the coding sequence ATGAGAATAATAAAGTGCCTGAATGAAATATTCAGACCTGTATTATCACACttagatataaataatatacataggaataaaaaaaagaacattctttattttattgatGTCAGCAAATTTCATGTTTATGAACAACTATTATTAGAAGAAAGTTTATTTAGAATTTGTAATAATACAACAGACGGATTAAACAATATAGGATTTGTAATTGTAAATAATACATGTGAAGAAGTGAATGAGCTTAAATCAAATGAATgttcttttaataataataataagaaatgTGTGATATTAGGTATTAgcaataaaataaatgatcatataaaagatattaattatattaaagaaaataatataagcTTAATTAAAAGATTTACAGGTGGAGgtactatatatataaatcagAATTCATTATTAGtttctttaatattacctcataaatttgaaaaaaaaaaaaaaatttatcCATCAAATATTACAGAATGGtcttataattatttttataataccaaggtacaaataaatgataaaagaacaataacaaatgaacaaaataatgtaaagaaaaatcatattctttttaatgaatattttaattattatgaaaatgattatgtttataaatcttatgatgaagataatgaaaatattattttaaaaaaagttGGAGGTAATGCTCAATCTTTTGCaagaaattattttcttcatcataCTTCATATATATGGACATGTAATTACAATGAAATgaatcatatattattaaatcCATCCAAACAACcaatatatagaaataaaagaaaacatCAACACTTCTTACAGTCAATTAAATTATGTCTAcataatgatatatatacacctaatttattcattgaaaaattaattaaacatataaaatatataattaacTATAAAAATTCTAATGATCAATATGATTATTGGTTTCttaacaaaattatttttaaaaatattaatgatcATATATCAATAAATTCAAAACACTTTGATGATATATATCTCGCAGATATTAATTTgttacaaaatattttcaactattataataatagtaatatatttaataatatgagATCTACTTATTTTTTAGATCATGACGGAAAAAAGGTTTCTGACACATATTATGATATACCaacattttttatcaaataa
- a CDS encoding thioredoxin reductase (transcript variant 1; alternatively spliced): MNNVITFIGNSSNKHFQINQLHFIRIINKYIHSNNNLFISNSSYHFLNNKFLIDNTFQHKNKLSSIYSKFYSSIKNMCKDKNEKKNYEHVNANEKNGYLASEKNELTKNEVEEHTYDYDYVVIGGGPGGMASAKEAAAHGARVLLFDYVKPSSQGTKWGIGGTCVNVGCVPKKLMHYAGNMGSIFKLDSKAYGWKFDNLKHDWKKLVTTVQSHIRSLNFSYMTGLRSSKVKYINALAKLKDKNTVTYYLKGDLSKEETVTGKYILIATGCRPHIPDDVEGAKELSITSDDIFSLKKDPGKTLVVGASYVALECSGFLNSLGYDVTVAVRSIVLRGFDQQCAIKVKLYMEEQGVMFKNGILPKKLTKMDDKILVEFSDKTSELYDTVLYAIGRKGDIDGLNLESLNMKINKSNNKIIADNLSCTNIPSIFAVGDVAENVPELAPVAIKAGEILARRLFKNSDEIMDYSYIPTSIYTPIEYGACGYSEEKAYELYGKSNVEVFLQEFNNLEISAVHRQKHIRAQKDEYDLDVSSTCLAKLVCLKNEDNRVIGFHYVGPNAGEVTQGMALALRLNVKKKDFDNCIGIHPTDAESFMNLFVTISSGLSYAAKGGCGGGKCG; this comes from the coding sequence atgaacaATGTAATTACTTTCATTGGAAATTCATCAAATAAACATTTCCAAATTAATCAACTTCATTTTATTAGGATCatcaataaatatatacattctaataataatcttTTTATCTCTAATTCAtcttatcattttttaaataataaatttttaatagaTAACACATTTcaacataaaaataaactaTCCTCCATATATTCCAAATTTTACTCTTCAATTAAAAACATGTGTAAGGATAaaaacgaaaaaaaaaattatgaacaTGTTAATGcgaatgaaaaaaatggCTACCTAGCTAGCGAAAAAAACGAACTCACCAAAAATGAGGTAGAGGAACATACATATGATTATGATTATGTTGTAATAGGAGGAGGTCCAGGTGGAATGGCTTCAGCCAAAGAAGCTGCAGCACATGGTGCTCGAGTTTTATTGTTTGATTATGTAAAGCCAAGTAGTCAAGGAACAAAATGGGGTATAGGTGGAACGTGTGTGAATGTAGGATGTGTAccaaaaaaattaatgcACTATGCAGGTAATATGGGGagtatatttaaattagATTCGAAAGCATATGGATGGAAATTTGACAATTTAAAACATGATTGGAAGAAATTAGTTACAACTGTACAATCTCATATACGTTCATTAAATTTTAGTTATATGACTGGTTTAAGATCATCAAAagttaaatatattaatgcCTTGGCCAAATTAAAAGACAAAAATACAGTAacttattatttaaaaggGGATTTATCAAAAGAAGAAACTGTTACaggaaaatatattttaatagCAACAGGATGTAGACCACATATACCAGATGATGTTGAAGGTGCTAAAGAATTAAGTATTACATCtgatgatatattttcattaaaaaaagatcCAGGAAAAACATTAGTAGTTGGAGCATCATATGTAGCCTTAGAATGTTCAGGTTTTCTTAATTCATTAGGATATGACGTAACAGTAGCTGTTCGTTCAATAGTCTTAAGAGGTTTTGATCAACAATGTGCCATTAAAGTAAAACTTTATATGGAAGAACAAGGAGTTATGTTTAAAAATGGCATTTTACCAAAAAAACTAACAAAAATGgatgataaaatattagTCGAATTTAGTGATAAAACTAGTGAATTATATGATACTGTTTTATATGCTATTGGAAGAAAAGGAGACATTGATGGGTTAAATTTAGAATCattaaatatgaaaataaataaaagtaataataaaattatagCTGATAATTTAAGTTGCACTAATATTCCTTCAATATTTGCTGTAGGAGACGTAGCTGAAAATGTTCCTGAATTAGCACCCGTAGCTATAAAGGCAGGAGAAATATTAGCTAGACgattatttaaaaattcaGATGAAATTATGgattattcatatattcCTACATCTATATATACACCTATTGAATATGGTGCCTGTGGATATTCAGAAGAAAAAGCATATGAATTATATGGTAAATCAAATGTAGAAGTATTTTTACAagaatttaataatttagaAATATCAGCTGTTCATCGACAAAAACATATAAGAGCACAAAAAGATGAATATGACTTGGATGTTTCTAGTACATGCTTAGCTAAACTTGTTTGTCTAAAAAATGAAGACAATCGAGTTATTGGGTTCCATTATGTAGGTCCTAATGCAGGAGAAGTTACACAAGGAATGGCTTTAGCTTTAAGATTAAACGTTAAGAAAAAGGACTTTGATAACTGCATAGGTATTCATCCAACAGATGCTGAATCGTTTATGAATTTGTTTGTTACTATTTCTTCTGGATTGTCTTATGCAGCTAAAGGAGGATGCGGGGGTGGAAAATGTGgataa
- a CDS encoding thioredoxin reductase (transcript variant 2; alternatively spliced) codes for MCKDKNEKKNYEHVNANEKNGYLASEKNELTKNEVEEHTYDYDYVVIGGGPGGMASAKEAAAHGARVLLFDYVKPSSQGTKWGIGGTCVNVGCVPKKLMHYAGNMGSIFKLDSKAYGWKFDNLKHDWKKLVTTVQSHIRSLNFSYMTGLRSSKVKYINALAKLKDKNTVTYYLKGDLSKEETVTGKYILIATGCRPHIPDDVEGAKELSITSDDIFSLKKDPGKTLVVGASYVALECSGFLNSLGYDVTVAVRSIVLRGFDQQCAIKVKLYMEEQGVMFKNGILPKKLTKMDDKILVEFSDKTSELYDTVLYAIGRKGDIDGLNLESLNMKINKSNNKIIADNLSCTNIPSIFAVGDVAENVPELAPVAIKAGEILARRLFKNSDEIMDYSYIPTSIYTPIEYGACGYSEEKAYELYGKSNVEVFLQEFNNLEISAVHRQKHIRAQKDEYDLDVSSTCLAKLVCLKNEDNRVIGFHYVGPNAGEVTQGMALALRLNVKKKDFDNCIGIHPTDAESFMNLFVTISSGLSYAAKGGCGGGKCG; via the coding sequence ATGTGTAAGGATAaaaacgaaaaaaaaaattatgaacaTGTTAATGcgaatgaaaaaaatggCTACCTAGCTAGCGAAAAAAACGAACTCACCAAAAATGAGGTAGAGGAACATACATATGATTATGATTATGTTGTAATAGGAGGAGGTCCAGGTGGAATGGCTTCAGCCAAAGAAGCTGCAGCACATGGTGCTCGAGTTTTATTGTTTGATTATGTAAAGCCAAGTAGTCAAGGAACAAAATGGGGTATAGGTGGAACGTGTGTGAATGTAGGATGTGTAccaaaaaaattaatgcACTATGCAGGTAATATGGGGagtatatttaaattagATTCGAAAGCATATGGATGGAAATTTGACAATTTAAAACATGATTGGAAGAAATTAGTTACAACTGTACAATCTCATATACGTTCATTAAATTTTAGTTATATGACTGGTTTAAGATCATCAAAagttaaatatattaatgcCTTGGCCAAATTAAAAGACAAAAATACAGTAacttattatttaaaaggGGATTTATCAAAAGAAGAAACTGTTACaggaaaatatattttaatagCAACAGGATGTAGACCACATATACCAGATGATGTTGAAGGTGCTAAAGAATTAAGTATTACATCtgatgatatattttcattaaaaaaagatcCAGGAAAAACATTAGTAGTTGGAGCATCATATGTAGCCTTAGAATGTTCAGGTTTTCTTAATTCATTAGGATATGACGTAACAGTAGCTGTTCGTTCAATAGTCTTAAGAGGTTTTGATCAACAATGTGCCATTAAAGTAAAACTTTATATGGAAGAACAAGGAGTTATGTTTAAAAATGGCATTTTACCAAAAAAACTAACAAAAATGgatgataaaatattagTCGAATTTAGTGATAAAACTAGTGAATTATATGATACTGTTTTATATGCTATTGGAAGAAAAGGAGACATTGATGGGTTAAATTTAGAATCattaaatatgaaaataaataaaagtaataataaaattatagCTGATAATTTAAGTTGCACTAATATTCCTTCAATATTTGCTGTAGGAGACGTAGCTGAAAATGTTCCTGAATTAGCACCCGTAGCTATAAAGGCAGGAGAAATATTAGCTAGACgattatttaaaaattcaGATGAAATTATGgattattcatatattcCTACATCTATATATACACCTATTGAATATGGTGCCTGTGGATATTCAGAAGAAAAAGCATATGAATTATATGGTAAATCAAATGTAGAAGTATTTTTACAagaatttaataatttagaAATATCAGCTGTTCATCGACAAAAACATATAAGAGCACAAAAAGATGAATATGACTTGGATGTTTCTAGTACATGCTTAGCTAAACTTGTTTGTCTAAAAAATGAAGACAATCGAGTTATTGGGTTCCATTATGTAGGTCCTAATGCAGGAGAAGTTACACAAGGAATGGCTTTAGCTTTAAGATTAAACGTTAAGAAAAAGGACTTTGATAACTGCATAGGTATTCATCCAACAGATGCTGAATCGTTTATGAATTTGTTTGTTACTATTTCTTCTGGATTGTCTTATGCAGCTAAAGGAGGATGCGGGGGTGGAAAATGTGgataa